The following coding sequences lie in one Aspergillus puulaauensis MK2 DNA, chromosome 3, nearly complete sequence genomic window:
- a CDS encoding M13 family metallopeptidase (COG:E;~EggNog:ENOG410PFH5;~InterPro:IPR008753,IPR018497,IPR024079,IPR000718, IPR042089;~MEROPS:MER0001056;~PFAM:PF01431,PF05649;~TransMembrane:1 (i67-91o);~go_function: GO:0004222 - metalloendopeptidase activity [Evidence IEA];~go_function: GO:0008237 - metallopeptidase activity [Evidence IEA];~go_process: GO:0006508 - proteolysis [Evidence IEA]): MLVDGMEGQNPLLASPKSDLGSESTSLLRDYQEPEHEKRRVFFENSDSVDVRHRSSRSRGSESSRSWLSTGCYVILFTLGALLFTTAGYLASFMLEEPSDNETLHTEAPTICQTPECVSAASEILRNLDPNYADIDPCTDFDQYVCGGWRENHDMRSDQGAIFAGTFMQEASQARLRHLLETSSPSDPADSDIFDKLKSGYNACLDEDRVKKRGNEPLEKLLQDFEKIYSLKPGSDGSEASLTGAVLHLIKSGVRALVEPSVGPDDRDPDNVVVFVTPPRNIGLPAREYYNDTQTVSDYTTVVEKVLGAFVKHKKKSHLFKDLVAFESKLADVTPTTQSQEDITQYYNPRSIEETKSLLPQILLSDIILDLSPSDYETDSLIVGSPSYMESLSKILHETPRETVQHFFKWKIIQNYAEYIESAEIEPLLEFNNVLAGKDPKAKKDRWRKCIGELDYSLGWILSRFYVLDSFSEESKKLGDQVISDIKERFVFTLDQTNWMSPEVRKLGIQKVGNIIQKIGYPTKSPNLMDPADVGRYYQSLSISNESFFENAAVVARFKTEQNWAKLGKKTDRDEWEMTAPTVNAYYNPPGNEIVFPAGIMQPPTFHGPNAPLYLTYGAFGAVSGHELSHAFDSTGRHYDARGNYTDWWDEKTVKDFEDRAQCFIDQYSEFTVHGKDSELRVNGRLVQGESIADSGGISAAFHAWSKRDEAHSDPQLPGLSEFSKEQLFFISYANWWCSKTTPEAAQEAIYNDPHPPKPARIIGTMADSLEFQEAFNCPNKKPRCKLW, encoded by the exons ATGCTAGTTGACGGAATGGAGGGACAGAACCCTTTGCTAGCCTCGCCCAAGAG CGACCTGGGTTCAGAGAGTACATCTCTTCTTCGGGACTATCAAGAACCCGAGCATGAGAAACGTCGTGTTTTCTTTGAAAACTCAGACTCCGTTGACGTTCGCCATCGATCTTCAAGATCGCGTGGGAGCGAGTCGAGCCGATCATGGCTCTCCACGGGTTGTTATGTTATACTGTTCACATTGGGCGCTCTTCTATTCACGACTGCTGGGTACCTTGCATCATTTATGTTGG AAGAACCCTCAGATAACGAGACCCTGCATACCGAGGCGCCCACCATCTGTCAGACCCCCGAATGTGTTAGCGCTGCCTCGGAGATTCTTCGTAACCTAGACCCGAATTACGCCGATATTGATCCATGCACGGACTTTGACCAATATGTTTGTGGTGGATGGAGAGAGAACCACGATATGCGGTCAGACCAAGGCGCGATATTTGCTGGGACTTTTATGCAGGAGGCTTCCCAGGCGCGCCTTCGCCATCTACTTGAGACATCTAGTCCCTCAGACCCCGCCGATTCGGATATCTTTGATAAACTAAAGTCCGGCTACAATGCATGTCTTGACGAAGATAGGGTTAAGAAGCGCGGCAATGAGCCATTGGAAAAGCTGTTACAAGATTTTGAGAAGATATATAGCCTGAAACCGGGTTCGGATGGCTCCGAGGCTAGCCTAACTGGTGCGGTGCTGCATCTTATTAAGTCAGGCGTTCGTGCTCTTGTCGAACCTTCTGTTGGA CCTGACGACCGTGACCCGGATAATGTTGTGGTTTTTGTAACGCCACCTAGGAATATTGGGCTCCCTGCGAGAGAGTACTACAATGATACACAGACTGTCAGCGATTATACTAcggttgttgagaaggtcCTCGGAGCATTCGTTAAGCACAAGAAAAAGAGTCATCTTTTTAAGGACCTTGTGGCATTCGAATCGAAATTGGCAGATGTCACACCGACTACACAGAGCCAAGAGGACATCACCCAATACTACAACCCACGTAGCATTGAGGAAACGAAGTCACTTTTGCCCCAGATTCTACTGTCTGATATTATTTTGGATTTATCTCCTTCGGATTATGAAACTGATAGTCTGATTGTCGGTTCTCCATCGTACATGGAATCGTTGTCGAAAATATTACACGAGACTCCACGAGAAACCGTCCAGCACTTCTTCAAGTGGAAGATTATCCAAAATTACGCAGAGTACATCGAGAGCGCCGAAATTGAGCCTTTACTTGAGTTCAACAATGTACTTGCTGGAAAAGATCCTAAAGCTAAGAAGGACCGATGGCGGAAGTGTATTGGCGAATTGGACTACAGTCTAGGATGGATCCTGAGCCGGTTCTATGTTCTGGACTCTTTCTCCGAGGAGTCAAAGAAGCTTGGAGACCAGGTCATTTCTGATATCAAGGAACGCTTCGTATTTACCTTGGACCAGACTAACTGGATGTCACCGGAAGTGAGGAAGTTAGGTATACAGAAAGTTGGTAATATCATCCAAAAGATTGGGTACCCGACAAAGAGCCCCAATCTTATGGACCCGGCGGATGTGGGCAGATATTACCAGAGCCTATCTATCTCGAATGAGTCGTTCTTTGAGAACGCGGCTGTCGTTGCGAGGTTTAAAACTGAGCAAAACTGGGCAAAACTGGGCAAGAAGACCGACCGTGACGAGTGGGAAATGACAGCTCCCACTGTTAATGCATACTACAACCCTCCCGGCAACGAAATTGTCTTCCCTGCTGGGATCATGCAGCCACCGACTTTCCATGGACCAAATGCCCCATTGTACTTGACGTACGGAGCATTTGGAGCGGTGAGTGGACATGAACTCTCTCACG CCTTCGATTCGACCGGGCGACATTATGATGCAAGAGGAAATTACACTGATTGGTGGGATGAGAAGACTGTGAAGGACTTTGAGGATCGCGCACAGTGCTTTATTGACCAATACTCAGAGTTTACCGTCCATGGGAAAGACTCTGAGCTTCGTGTTAACGGGCGTTTGGTACAGGGAGAAAGCATTGCTGACAGTGGGGGAATTTCAGCGGCATTTCACGCTTGGTCTAAGCGAGATGAGGCCCATTCTGATCCCCAATTACCTGGTCTCTCCGAATTCAGCAAAGAGCAGCTCTTTTTCATCTCTTATGCAAACTGGTGGTGCAGCAAGACAACCCCCGAGGCTGCTCAGGAGGCCATATATAATGACCCCCACCCTCCTAAACCCGCGAGGATTATT GGAACAATGGCGGATTCTCTTGAGTTCCAGGAGGCGTTCAACTGCCCGAACAAGAAACCAAGGTGCAAGCTCTGGTAG
- a CDS encoding guanine nucleotide-binding protein subunit alpha (COG:D,T;~EggNog:ENOG410PG0J;~InterPro:IPR002975,IPR027417,IPR011025,IPR001019;~PFAM:PF00503,PF00025;~go_component: GO:0005834 - heterotrimeric G-protein complex [Evidence IEA];~go_function: GO:0001664 - G protein-coupled receptor binding [Evidence IEA];~go_function: GO:0003924 - GTPase activity [Evidence IEA];~go_function: GO:0005525 - GTP binding [Evidence IEA];~go_function: GO:0019001 - guanyl nucleotide binding [Evidence IEA];~go_function: GO:0031683 - G-protein beta/gamma-subunit complex binding [Evidence IEA];~go_process: GO:0007165 - signal transduction [Evidence IEA];~go_process: GO:0007186 - G protein-coupled receptor signaling pathway [Evidence IEA]), with protein MGCMSSKQVDAADDKDAIQRNARIDKTLKNDKKVMDRTIKILLLGAGESGKSTIIKQMRIIHSGGFPEDERRQTRAVIYSNIVVAYKVLLEIMRTENIDFKSDSTRPLAGFIDNLEADVGVEEAFSDLKVRDAMNEMWRDEGVQRAVYKGHEFALHDNLNYFFNSLDRIFEPGWLPDNQDMLQARLRTTGITETLFELGQMNFRMMDVGGQRSERKKWIHCFEGVQCLLFMVALSGYDQCLVEDQNANQMHEAMMLFESLVNGEWFKRKPIILFLNKIDLFKDKLDISPISKHFPDYSDSNSDFDAAAKYFSDRFRGINRIPDREIYIHYTNATDTTLLKATMDSVQDMIIQKNLHTLIL; from the exons ATGGGCTGCATGAGTTCGAAACAGGTCGATGCGGCGGACGACAAAGACGCAATTCAGCGGAATGCTCGGATCGACAAGACCCTGAAGAATGACAAAAAGGTGATGGACAGGACGATTAAGATCCTGCTTCTTG GTGCCGGTGAATCGGGCAAATCAACCATCATCAAGCAGATGCGCATTATCCACTCCGGAGGATTTCCTGAAGATGAACGCCGCCAAACACGAGCGGTGATATATTCAAATATTGTGGTTGCTTACAAGGTTCTCTTGGAAATTATGCGGACTGAGAACATCGATTTCAAAAGCGATTCAACAAGA CCGCTGGCAGGTTTTATAGATAACCTGGAAGCCGATgtgggtgttgaggaagCATTTTCCGATCTTAAAGTTCGGGATGCAATGAACGAGATGTGGAGGGATGAAGGAGTCCAGAGGGCTGTTTACAAGGGCCATGAGTTCGCTCTTCACGATAACTTGAATTA CTTTTTCAATTCGCTCGATCGAATATTCGAACCCGGCTGGCTTCCAGACAACCAGGACATGTTGCAGGCACGTTTGCGAACAACAGGTATCACAGAAACACTATTTGAACTGGGCCAGATGAACTTCCGCATGATGGATGTTGGTGGACAACGTTCCGAGCGCAAGAAATGGATTCATTGTTTCGAGGGCGTCCAATGCTTGCTCTTCATGGTTGCATTATCCGGATACGACCAATGTCTTGTTGAAGACCAGAATGCC AACCAAATGCACGAAGCAATGATGCTTTTCGAGTCCCTGGTCAACGGGGAATGGTTCAAACGGAAGCCCATCATCCTATTTCTTAACAAGATTGATCTTTTCAAAGACAAACTCGATATTTCGCCGATATCGAAACATTTCCCGGACTACAGCGATTCGAACTCTGACTTtgatgcagcagcaaaatacTTTTCTGATCGATTCCGGGGTATTAACCGGATACCTGACCGAGAAATCTATATCCACTACACCAATGCCACGGACACAACACTGCTGAAGGCTACCATGGACTCAGTACAGGATATGATTATCCAGAAGAATCTCCACACTCTCATACTATAA
- a CDS encoding mitochondrial 37S ribosomal protein mS38 (COG:S;~EggNog:ENOG410PRE8;~InterPro:IPR013177;~PFAM:PF08213), with amino-acid sequence MLSSSLRRAAWAPIAPVSGVCRSSSQGLATSSTGIVRQRRYSSSSSSKPSDGSRRVETSSQTPAKEVNSGEKRDGKSSKRRGKDGNGSGRNGSKSSQPNAFSRLPSVPSTQHLQPHDVQLASFFSIHRPISVSTTVPPTSSPEAFGSIFTKQASKNDAGDVMFTLSSAVDSMENAAHQFAENDGALGGYEAEKGQLDALDMSELKVSVEEMTKRLRPFNPPPPPTPYTAAAESADQQQPQGTSSYSTVLTIQESTLSDGSKTYEAHTTPFVQGRNMEAPGAGEPEAAIDTPQNSQTTYIERLRNNRTMHAISTRRRRQRKMKNHKFKKLLRRTRTLRRKLDKA; translated from the exons ATGCTATCGTCCTCACTGCGTCGGGCGGCATGGGCGCCAATAGCGCCAGTTTCTGGCGTCTGCCGCTCTTCTAGCCAAGGCCTGGCGACGTCCTCCACTGGCATCGTCCGTCAACGCCGCtattcttcgtcatcctcctccaaaccaaGCGACGGCTCGAGGAGGGTCGAAACCTCGTCTCAAACGCCCGCGAAAGAAGTTAACTCTGGAGAGAAGCGTGACGGCAAGTCCTCAAAGCGGAGAGGAAAGGATGGCAACGGTAGTGGCCGCAACGGATCCAAGTCCAGCCAGCCGAACGCCTTTTCGAGACTCCCAAGTGTTCCTTCGACGCAACACTTGCAGCCGCATG ATGTTCAGCTTGCGTCGTTCTTTTCTATCCACCGCCCCATCTCCGTCTCTACTACCGTTCCTCCTACATCAAGCCCGGAAGCATTTGGCTCGATATTCACCAAGCAGGCCTCGAAGAATGATGCGGGCGATGTGATGTTCACACTTTCTTCCGCCGTCGACTCTATGGAGAACGCTGCGCATCAGTTTGCCGAGAACGACGGCGCTTTGGGCGGCTACGAGGCTGAGAAAGGCCAGTTGGATGCACTGGACATGTCCGAATTGAAGGTTTCTGTGGAGGAAATGACGAAACGTCTTCGTCCATTCAACCCCCCGCCGCCTCCGACTCCTTACACGGCCGCTGCGGAATCCGCggatcaacaacaacctcaggGAACCTCGAGCTATTCCACTGTCTTGACCATCCAGGAGTCCACTCTCTCTGATGGAAGCAAGACCTACGAAGCTCACACAACCCCGTTCGTCCAAGGCCGCAATATGGAagctcctggagctggagaaccCGAAGCTGCTATCGACACCCCTCAAAACTCGCAGACCACCTACATTGAACGTCTACGAAACAACCGGACCATGCACGCGATTAGCACACGGAGACGGCGCCagcggaagatgaagaacCACAAGTTTAAGAAACTTCTGCGCAGGACGAGAACACTGAGGCGGAAGCTTGACAAGGCCTAA
- the VMA3 gene encoding H(+)-transporting V0 sector ATPase subunit c (COG:C;~EggNog:ENOG410PMYT;~InterPro:IPR011555,IPR035921,IPR000245,IPR002379;~PFAM:PF00137;~TransMembrane:4 (o12-34i55-76o88-113i125-150o);~go_component: GO:0033177 - proton-transporting two-sector ATPase complex, proton-transporting domain [Evidence IEA];~go_component: GO:0033179 - proton-transporting V-type ATPase, V0 domain [Evidence IEA];~go_function: GO:0015078 - proton transmembrane transporter activity [Evidence IEA];~go_process: GO:1902600 - proton transmembrane transport [Evidence IEA]), whose product MATELCPVYAPFFGSLGCTSAIVFTCFGAAYGTAKAGVGVCSMGVLRPDLIVKNIVPVVMAGIIGIYGLVVSVLIANNLSQKVPLYTALVQLGAGLAVGLAGLAAGFAIGIVGDAGVRGTAQQPRLYVGMILILIFAEVLGLYGLIVALLMNSRATLDANCA is encoded by the exons ATGGCCACTGAGCTCTG TCCCGTCTACGCG CCGTTCTTCGGCTCCTTAGGCTGCACTTCAGCCATCGTTTTCACCTGCTTCGGAGCTGCCTATGGCACCGCTAAGGCTGGTGTCGGAGTTTGCTCCATGGGTGTCCTCCGCCCCGACCTGATCGTTAAGA ACATTGTTCCCGTCGTCATGGCTGGTATTATTGGTATTTACGGTCTCGTCGTGTCGGTCCTTATCGCAAACAACCTGAGCCAGAAGGTTCCCCTCTACACAGCGTTGGTTCAGTTGGGAGCCGGTCTCGCTGTCGGTCTTGCCGGTTTGGCTGCCGG TTTTGCCATCGGTATCGTCGGAGATGCTGGTGTTCGCGgaacagcccagcagccaagGCTCTATGTCGGCATGATTCTGATTCTCATTTTCGCTGAAGTTCTAG GTCTTTACGGTCTCATTGTCGCTCTTCTCATGAACTCCCGTGCTACCCTTGACGCCAATTGCGCCTAG
- a CDS encoding uncharacterized protein (COG:S;~EggNog:ENOG410PS4R), with protein MSVTLAFAPRSLPARLAVRPDLQRQMLRWGKGSTCSQTRPPLRRWLGSKTSEVDVGQCLATTWLTTTPEQLTPDDILSGFPNAAPNSALEYIPVLLFTPAFAHWADTQSAFVEQCLSRFYREALGRSPETAIHAITAIIDRLPRIAQNGGSILGDETECEGVSILFARGENIQGKAVTQRQIRSTETEKPTLLFSFREEVGGSNAIRQPVHEIGLQLANTIFLNGKENTLLGTRWAYDSSSMRLKLDKSADLSTCSVTTTPTSISSSLKLPLHPVGQRRKVITSMGNILRQIAKHTDGNSNDPIPASSELEKELPRYIAENKITDQRVSVWALIETSAESPYTKSKHSQSSLASAIQTGAKLHRVMSGGGGWGKKQGLLSLDPEMSFGQSSNEGMKPLSGVLSPENRSSVYGLTSPPEPPMSMQDLSTLSQAAEPGDYVQFFASVEENGLCEEGNSIPEPSEASLTCSFGVLSDADSFLGHTVKHKTLTTIPNYFGALSEKAITYLHPMDKSGPGGILESRTKIDVPGSRVTLVLE; from the exons ATGTCGGTAACACTTGCGTTCGCCCCGCGCTCTTTGCCAGCGCGGCTGGCTGTTCGGCCAGACCTCCAACGCCAAATGCTCCGATGGGGTAAAGGCTCAACTTGTTCTCAGACgcgtcctcctcttcgcaGGTGGCTTGGGTCAAAAACAAGTGAAGTCGACGTTGGTCAATGTTTAGCTACTACATGGCTAACGACGACGCCTGAACAGCTG ACTCCAGATGACATTCTATCCGGCTTCCCTAACGCTGCGCCCAATTCGGCATTGGAATACATCCCGGTCCTTCTCTTCACTCCGGCCTTCGCCCATTGGGCTGATACACAAAGCGCATTTGTCGAGCAGTGCCTGAGTCGATTCTACCGCGAGGCGCTAGGTCGGTCCCCGGAAACTGCTATCCATGCGATCACTGCCATAATCGATCGCCTGCCGCGCATTGCACAGAATGGTGGAAGTATACTGGGAGATGAGACAGAGTGCGAGGGAGTTTCGATTCTATTCGCTCGAGGGGAGAACATCCAGGGCAAAGCTGTTACACAGCGCCAAATCCGCTCAACGGAAACCGAAAAGCCAACACTGCTTTTCTCTTTCCGTGAGGAGGTTGGAGGTAGCAACGCCATACGCCAGCCCGTCCACGAAATTGGATTACAGCTCGCAAACACTATATTTCTAAACGGCAAGGAAAACACACTTCTAGGGACTCGCTGGGCTTACGATTCGTCTTCCATGAGACTTAAACTGGATAAATCAGCCGATCTCTCGACATGCTCGGTGACAACGACCCCAACCAGCATTTCCAGCTCACTCAAGCTCCCCTTGCACCCTGTCGGTCAACGAAGGAAGGTCATAACGAGTATGGGAAACATTCTGCGTCAAATAGCGAAACACACCGACGGTAACTCGAATGACCCGATACCAGCTTCTTCTGAACTTGAAAAGGAACTCCCGCGGTATATCGCGGAAAACAAAATTACCGACCAAAGGGTTTCTGTCTGGGCCTTGATTGAAACGTCAGCCGAAAGTCCGTATACTAAATCAAAGCACTCGCAGAGTAGCCTTGCAAGCGCAATTCAAACGGGCGCCAAGCTTCACCGCGTCATGAGTGGCGGGGGTGGATgggggaagaagcagggccTCCTGTCACTCGATCCAGAAATGAGCTTTGGACAGTCCAGCAATGAGGGTATGAAACCCCTCAGTGGGGTTCTTTCGCCTGAAAATAGAAGCTCAGTATACGGGTTAACTTCCCCTCCCGAGCCGCCGATGTCCATGCAGGATTTGTCAACCCTGTCGCAGGCTGCAGAGCCCGGTGACTACGTCCAATTTTTCGCCTCCGTCGAAGAGAATGGGCTATGCGAGGAGGGCAATAGCATCCCTGAACCCTCAGAAGCAAGTCTGACTTGCTCATTTGGAGTACTGTCGGATGCCGATTCGTTTCTAGGCCATACTGTAAAGCACAAAACCCTAACGACTATACCGAACTATTTCGGAGCATTGTCCGAAAAGGCCATCACATACCTACATCCAATGGACAAGTCTGGGCCAGGTGGTATACTCGAATCTCGTACGAAGATCGATGTTCCTGGATCACGGGTTACCTTGGTACTCGAGTGA